One region of Salvelinus namaycush isolate Seneca chromosome 3, SaNama_1.0, whole genome shotgun sequence genomic DNA includes:
- the LOC120031535 gene encoding protein FAM168A-like isoform X1, translated as MAGGHPTDQFSFLYQLESAQNLKSKGRLSSNMNPVYSPVQPGTPYGNPKNIAYAGYPAGYPQAPTYTPNLYQTGSPGYPQVLLVKQGWPQASGAAGALEGSYDLAMDAGSEGRQYQASAAAFRYTAGTPYKVPPGQSNGAPPPYSPSPNPYQTAMYPIRSAYPQQNLYAQGAYYTQPMYAAQPHVIHHTTVVQPNSIPSALYPAPVQQPRSNGHMAMGMVAGTTMAMSAGTLLTTPQHATQHIGGHPVTLPTYRPQGTPGYSYVPPHW; from the exons TAAGGGTAGACTGTCTTCCAACATGAATCCTGTGTACAGTCCTGTCCAGCCCGGGACACCGTACGGCAACCCTAAGAACATAGCATACGCAG GCTATCCTGCAGGTTATCCTCAGGCTCCTACCTACACACCCAACCTCTACCAGACTGGCAGCCCAGGCTATCCCCAAG TGCTGCTGGTGAAGCAGGGCTGGCCCCAGGCCTCCGGTGCTGCAGGGGCCCTAGAGGGCTCCTATGACCTGGCCATGGACGCGGGCTCAGAGGGCCGCCAGTACCAGGCCTCAGCCGCAGCTTTCA GATACACTGCTGGGACACCCTACAAGGTGCCCCCTGGCCAGTCCAATGGGGCGCCCCCTCCctactccccatcccctaaccCCTACCAGACGGCCATGTACCCAATCAGAAGTGCCTATCCCCAACAGAACCTCTACGCTCAG ggTGCGTACTACACACAGCCGATGTATGCGGCTCAGCCTCACGTTATCCACCACACAACAGTGGTGCAGCCCAACAGCATCCCCTCTGCCCTCTACCCTGCCCCCGTCCAACAACCCCGCTCCAACGGCCATATGGCCATGGGCATGGTAGCCGGCACAACCATGGCCATGTCTGCTG GTACTCTGCTGACCACGCCTCAGCATGCCACTCAGCACATCGGTGGGCATCCGGTCACCCTGCCAACATACCGGCCCCAGGGGACGCCTGGGTATAGCTATGTGCCTCCTCACTGGTAG
- the LOC120031535 gene encoding protein FAM168A-like isoform X2, translating to MNPVYSPVQPGTPYGNPKNIAYAGYPAGYPQAPTYTPNLYQTGSPGYPQVLLVKQGWPQASGAAGALEGSYDLAMDAGSEGRQYQASAAAFRYTAGTPYKVPPGQSNGAPPPYSPSPNPYQTAMYPIRSAYPQQNLYAQGAYYTQPMYAAQPHVIHHTTVVQPNSIPSALYPAPVQQPRSNGHMAMGMVAGTTMAMSAGTLLTTPQHATQHIGGHPVTLPTYRPQGTPGYSYVPPHW from the exons ATGAATCCTGTGTACAGTCCTGTCCAGCCCGGGACACCGTACGGCAACCCTAAGAACATAGCATACGCAG GCTATCCTGCAGGTTATCCTCAGGCTCCTACCTACACACCCAACCTCTACCAGACTGGCAGCCCAGGCTATCCCCAAG TGCTGCTGGTGAAGCAGGGCTGGCCCCAGGCCTCCGGTGCTGCAGGGGCCCTAGAGGGCTCCTATGACCTGGCCATGGACGCGGGCTCAGAGGGCCGCCAGTACCAGGCCTCAGCCGCAGCTTTCA GATACACTGCTGGGACACCCTACAAGGTGCCCCCTGGCCAGTCCAATGGGGCGCCCCCTCCctactccccatcccctaaccCCTACCAGACGGCCATGTACCCAATCAGAAGTGCCTATCCCCAACAGAACCTCTACGCTCAG ggTGCGTACTACACACAGCCGATGTATGCGGCTCAGCCTCACGTTATCCACCACACAACAGTGGTGCAGCCCAACAGCATCCCCTCTGCCCTCTACCCTGCCCCCGTCCAACAACCCCGCTCCAACGGCCATATGGCCATGGGCATGGTAGCCGGCACAACCATGGCCATGTCTGCTG GTACTCTGCTGACCACGCCTCAGCATGCCACTCAGCACATCGGTGGGCATCCGGTCACCCTGCCAACATACCGGCCCCAGGGGACGCCTGGGTATAGCTATGTGCCTCCTCACTGGTAG